A DNA window from Amphiprion ocellaris isolate individual 3 ecotype Okinawa chromosome 8, ASM2253959v1, whole genome shotgun sequence contains the following coding sequences:
- the LOC111572541 gene encoding dnaJ homolog subfamily C member 16 isoform X2, with protein MSVPLAAVVLLYVLLAESTHGGPEMDPYKILGVTRSASQAEIKKVYKRLAKEWHPDKNKNPGAEDMFIKITKSYEILSSEDKRANFDRYGQTDDTQPYGNGRYGHRHDSFYFDESFFNFPFNSKNHRDFADSKYTLHFNQYVSDVVPESYKRPYLIKITSDWCFSCIHIEPVWKEVVQEMESLGVGIGVVDVGYERRLANHLGAHRTPSILGVINGKVTFFHYAVAKEHLRQFVEDLLPQRLVERVTDKNDLQFLNSWHELNKPHVLLFDQVPAVPLLYKLTAFAYKDYLQFGYVDQGLSETANLQKQFNINTYAPTMLVFKENIDKPADIIQAKGMKKQIIDEFMANNKFLLAPRLVNQKLFDELCPVKQFHRRRKYCVLLITGDEETFSFGNQAFLSFASTNTKEVVRFAYVYQRLQQQLCDILMQNKDSAQSPPQVVILERRNAAGKALFKPVTAWNGSVEDKQRLVEELERLQKDPSILIHDAMLPELNNEFASMFIIRWIYASYDYLSEVIDDILHNNWREMMPLLSLIFSALFILFGTVVIQAFSDSSEDKQTKPKAKDGTKAENGSSGSVTTSSRPPKKNFVEVTELTDITYMSNLVKLRPGHMNIVLVLTDASKNILLSKFAKEVYSFTGSLTLHFSFLNIDKHSEWMSTLLEYAQDTMQIDADEDDGGNRKIDYTGYVLALNGHKKYLCLFKPVYTGEDLDSKSSEDEGGASGGRSRSSSRDDHPPRKSNRSRSLSTLQIHHKLDRLGLWMERLMEGTLPRYYIPAWPGLEKITPSK; from the exons ATGTCTGTGCCACTGGCTGCAGTGGTGCTCCTCTATGTGCTGCTGGCAGAATCAACCCATGGCGGGCCTGAGATGGACCCATACAAGATATTAGGAGTAACCAGGAGTGCAAGCCAGGCCGAGATCAAGAAGGTCTACAAGCGTCTTGCAAAAGaatg GCatcctgacaaaaacaaaaatccaggTGCTGAAGACATGTTTATCAAGATTACTAAATCTTATGAG ATCCTATCCAGTGAGGACAAACGTGCCAATTTTGACCGTTATGGGCAGACTGATGACACACAGCCATATGGAAATGGTCGCTATGGCCATCGCCACGACAGCTTTTACTTCGATGAGTCCTTCTTCAACTTTCCTTTCAATAGCAAGAATCACAGAGACTTTGCTGACAGCAAATACACACTTCACTTTAACCAGTATGTCAGTGATGTGGTGCCAGAAAGCTACAAGAGACCGTACCTGATAAAGATTACCTCTGACTGGTGTTTCAGCTGCATTCATATCGAGCCTGTATGGAAGGAGGTGGTGCAGGAGATGGAGAGTCTAG GTGTTGGAATAGGTGTGGTGGATGTTGGCTATGAGAGACGGTTAGCTAACCACCTCGGCGCTCACCGCACCCCATCAATTCTTGGAGTCATCAATGGAAAGGTGACGTTTTTCCATTATGCTGTAGCAAAGGAGCACCTAAGACAGTTTGTAGAAGACCTTCTTCCGCAAAGACTTGTGGAACGG GTGACCGACAAGAATGACTTGCAGTTCTTGAACAGCTGGCACGAGCTCAACAAGCCACATGTACTTCTGTTTGACCAAGTGCCTGCAGTTCCTCTGCTATACAAA TTGACAGCTTTTGCTTATAAGGACTACTTGCAGTTTGGCTATGTGGACCAGGGCCTTTCAGAGACTGCCAATCTGCAGAAACAGTTTAATATTAACACTTATGCTCCGACTATGCTGGTCTTCAAAGAGAACATTGACAAGCCGGCTGACATTATACAG GCTAAAGGAATGAAGAAGCAAATTATTGATGAGTTCATGGCAAACAATAAGTTTCTGCTTGCACCACGGCTGGTCAATCAGAAGCTCTTTGATGAGCTGTGCCCTGTCAAACAGTTCCACAGACGTAGAAA GTATTGTGTCCTGCTGATCACAGGGGATGAAGAGACCTTTTCGTTTGGGAACCAGgcatttctttcatttgcttCTACCAACACCAAGGAAGTTGTGAGGTTTGCCTATGTATACCAACGGCTACAGCAACAACTTTGCGATATCCTCATGCAGAACAAGGATAGTGCACAGTCACCACCACAG GTTGTCATCCTTGAGCGGCGTAATGCTGCAGGGAAAGCTTTGTTTAAGCCAGTTACTGCCTGGAACGGCAGTGTGGAAGACAAGCAGCGTCTTGTGGAGGAGCTGGAGCGTCTTCAGAAGGACCCGTCCATCCTCATCCATGATGCTATGCTGCCCGAACTCAACAACGAATTTGCATCT ATGTTTATAATCCGATGGATCTATGCATCTTATGATTACCTCTCTGAAGTCATTGATGATATTCTGCATAACAACTG GCGTGAGATGATGCCTCTTCTGTCCCTTATCTTCTCTGCTTTGTTCATCTTGTTTGGAACTGTGGTCATTCAGGCTTTTAG tgattcAAGTGAAGACAAACAGACTAAACCAAAGGCAAAAGATGGAACGAAAGCAGAGAATGGATCTTCAGGGTCTGTCACTACTTCAAG TCGGCCTCCCAAGAAGAATTTTGTGGAGGTGACAGAGCTGACAGACATCACCTACATGAGCAACCTGGTGAAGCTGAGGCCAGGACACATGAACATAGTTCTGGTACTCACTGATGCCTCCAAGAACATCCTCCTTAGCAAGTTTGCCAAAGAGGTCTACTCCTTTACAGG GAGCCTGACGTTGCATTTTTCCTTCCTGAATATTGACAAGCACAGTGAGTGGATGAGCACTCTGCTGGAATATGCCCAGGACACCATGCAGATTGATGCTGATGAGGATGATGGGGGAAACCGCAAGATAGACTATACCGGCTACGTGCTGGCACTTAATGGCCACAAAAAGTATCTGTGTCTGTTTAAGCCTGTCTACACGGGGGAAGACCTTGACAGCAAGTCATCTGAGGATGAAGGGGGCGCTTCAGGAGGCAGGTCAAGGTCCAGTTCCCGTGACGACCACCCACCACGCAAATCCAATCGATCCCGCAGCCTATCCACCCTGCAGATCCACCACAAACTGGACCGTCTGGGGCTGTGGATGGAAAGGCTCATGGAAGGCACTTTGCCTCGCTACTACATCCCAGCCTGGCCAGGGCTAGAGAAGATCACCCCTAGCAAATAG
- the LOC111572541 gene encoding dnaJ homolog subfamily C member 16 isoform X1 → MAGSKMSVPLAAVVLLYVLLAESTHGGPEMDPYKILGVTRSASQAEIKKVYKRLAKEWHPDKNKNPGAEDMFIKITKSYEILSSEDKRANFDRYGQTDDTQPYGNGRYGHRHDSFYFDESFFNFPFNSKNHRDFADSKYTLHFNQYVSDVVPESYKRPYLIKITSDWCFSCIHIEPVWKEVVQEMESLGVGIGVVDVGYERRLANHLGAHRTPSILGVINGKVTFFHYAVAKEHLRQFVEDLLPQRLVERVTDKNDLQFLNSWHELNKPHVLLFDQVPAVPLLYKLTAFAYKDYLQFGYVDQGLSETANLQKQFNINTYAPTMLVFKENIDKPADIIQAKGMKKQIIDEFMANNKFLLAPRLVNQKLFDELCPVKQFHRRRKYCVLLITGDEETFSFGNQAFLSFASTNTKEVVRFAYVYQRLQQQLCDILMQNKDSAQSPPQVVILERRNAAGKALFKPVTAWNGSVEDKQRLVEELERLQKDPSILIHDAMLPELNNEFASMFIIRWIYASYDYLSEVIDDILHNNWREMMPLLSLIFSALFILFGTVVIQAFSDSSEDKQTKPKAKDGTKAENGSSGSVTTSSRPPKKNFVEVTELTDITYMSNLVKLRPGHMNIVLVLTDASKNILLSKFAKEVYSFTGSLTLHFSFLNIDKHSEWMSTLLEYAQDTMQIDADEDDGGNRKIDYTGYVLALNGHKKYLCLFKPVYTGEDLDSKSSEDEGGASGGRSRSSSRDDHPPRKSNRSRSLSTLQIHHKLDRLGLWMERLMEGTLPRYYIPAWPGLEKITPSK, encoded by the exons ATGGCAGGGTCAAAGATGTCTGTGCCACTGGCTGCAGTGGTGCTCCTCTATGTGCTGCTGGCAGAATCAACCCATGGCGGGCCTGAGATGGACCCATACAAGATATTAGGAGTAACCAGGAGTGCAAGCCAGGCCGAGATCAAGAAGGTCTACAAGCGTCTTGCAAAAGaatg GCatcctgacaaaaacaaaaatccaggTGCTGAAGACATGTTTATCAAGATTACTAAATCTTATGAG ATCCTATCCAGTGAGGACAAACGTGCCAATTTTGACCGTTATGGGCAGACTGATGACACACAGCCATATGGAAATGGTCGCTATGGCCATCGCCACGACAGCTTTTACTTCGATGAGTCCTTCTTCAACTTTCCTTTCAATAGCAAGAATCACAGAGACTTTGCTGACAGCAAATACACACTTCACTTTAACCAGTATGTCAGTGATGTGGTGCCAGAAAGCTACAAGAGACCGTACCTGATAAAGATTACCTCTGACTGGTGTTTCAGCTGCATTCATATCGAGCCTGTATGGAAGGAGGTGGTGCAGGAGATGGAGAGTCTAG GTGTTGGAATAGGTGTGGTGGATGTTGGCTATGAGAGACGGTTAGCTAACCACCTCGGCGCTCACCGCACCCCATCAATTCTTGGAGTCATCAATGGAAAGGTGACGTTTTTCCATTATGCTGTAGCAAAGGAGCACCTAAGACAGTTTGTAGAAGACCTTCTTCCGCAAAGACTTGTGGAACGG GTGACCGACAAGAATGACTTGCAGTTCTTGAACAGCTGGCACGAGCTCAACAAGCCACATGTACTTCTGTTTGACCAAGTGCCTGCAGTTCCTCTGCTATACAAA TTGACAGCTTTTGCTTATAAGGACTACTTGCAGTTTGGCTATGTGGACCAGGGCCTTTCAGAGACTGCCAATCTGCAGAAACAGTTTAATATTAACACTTATGCTCCGACTATGCTGGTCTTCAAAGAGAACATTGACAAGCCGGCTGACATTATACAG GCTAAAGGAATGAAGAAGCAAATTATTGATGAGTTCATGGCAAACAATAAGTTTCTGCTTGCACCACGGCTGGTCAATCAGAAGCTCTTTGATGAGCTGTGCCCTGTCAAACAGTTCCACAGACGTAGAAA GTATTGTGTCCTGCTGATCACAGGGGATGAAGAGACCTTTTCGTTTGGGAACCAGgcatttctttcatttgcttCTACCAACACCAAGGAAGTTGTGAGGTTTGCCTATGTATACCAACGGCTACAGCAACAACTTTGCGATATCCTCATGCAGAACAAGGATAGTGCACAGTCACCACCACAG GTTGTCATCCTTGAGCGGCGTAATGCTGCAGGGAAAGCTTTGTTTAAGCCAGTTACTGCCTGGAACGGCAGTGTGGAAGACAAGCAGCGTCTTGTGGAGGAGCTGGAGCGTCTTCAGAAGGACCCGTCCATCCTCATCCATGATGCTATGCTGCCCGAACTCAACAACGAATTTGCATCT ATGTTTATAATCCGATGGATCTATGCATCTTATGATTACCTCTCTGAAGTCATTGATGATATTCTGCATAACAACTG GCGTGAGATGATGCCTCTTCTGTCCCTTATCTTCTCTGCTTTGTTCATCTTGTTTGGAACTGTGGTCATTCAGGCTTTTAG tgattcAAGTGAAGACAAACAGACTAAACCAAAGGCAAAAGATGGAACGAAAGCAGAGAATGGATCTTCAGGGTCTGTCACTACTTCAAG TCGGCCTCCCAAGAAGAATTTTGTGGAGGTGACAGAGCTGACAGACATCACCTACATGAGCAACCTGGTGAAGCTGAGGCCAGGACACATGAACATAGTTCTGGTACTCACTGATGCCTCCAAGAACATCCTCCTTAGCAAGTTTGCCAAAGAGGTCTACTCCTTTACAGG GAGCCTGACGTTGCATTTTTCCTTCCTGAATATTGACAAGCACAGTGAGTGGATGAGCACTCTGCTGGAATATGCCCAGGACACCATGCAGATTGATGCTGATGAGGATGATGGGGGAAACCGCAAGATAGACTATACCGGCTACGTGCTGGCACTTAATGGCCACAAAAAGTATCTGTGTCTGTTTAAGCCTGTCTACACGGGGGAAGACCTTGACAGCAAGTCATCTGAGGATGAAGGGGGCGCTTCAGGAGGCAGGTCAAGGTCCAGTTCCCGTGACGACCACCCACCACGCAAATCCAATCGATCCCGCAGCCTATCCACCCTGCAGATCCACCACAAACTGGACCGTCTGGGGCTGTGGATGGAAAGGCTCATGGAAGGCACTTTGCCTCGCTACTACATCCCAGCCTGGCCAGGGCTAGAGAAGATCACCCCTAGCAAATAG
- the casp9 gene encoding caspase-9, which translates to MEERHKRVLQSNRSNLVRDLDPSKLYDGLLEKGVFTQDMIDEIQSSGTRRDQARQLVRDLETRGSRAFPLFLQCLTETGQHSLAEILQSGAPSVHLQPVAPTQVVRPAVQPLPLSPPMDVDKQSKYTVPVYPVQKPSTTPSPLPEESMRSRPQGRVRRDSIQSYKMDASPCGHCLIINNVEFEPECELNNRSGSNIDCDKLERRFKALNFTVEVKTNLKQRQIKHALSALSKKDHSQCDCCVVIMLSHGTEVSHNRFPGAVYGVDGQHVPVQHITNYLNGQHCPSLQGKPKLFFIQACGGGERDTGFEVSPDEAPPSIRGEDDQTDAIPMSSSSDSLSMSDEPDARATLPTPSDILVSYSTFPGYVSWRDTQSGSWYVETLDRILEENAPTDDLVTMLMMVNNEVSQNSAKGLYKQMPGSFNFLRKLLYFQSQT; encoded by the exons ATGGAGGAAAGACACAAAAGGGTTCTTCAGAGCAACCGGAGCAATCTGGTGAGAGACTTGGATCCATCTAAACTCTATGACGGCCTTCTTGAAAAGGGAGTTTTCACCCAAGACATGATCGATGAGATACAG AGCTCCGGGACCAGACGAGACCAGGCCAGACAACTAGTCCGGGACCTAGAAACCCGCGGGAGTCGGGCTTTCCCATTATTTCTCCAGTGCCTCACCGAGACTGGTCAGCACAGTCTGGCTGAGATCCTGCAGAGTGGAGCTCCATCGGTTCATCTGCAACCTGTAGCCCCAACTCAGGTTGTCCGCCCTGCTGTCCAGCCGCTCCCGCTTT CCCCTCCAATGGATGTCGATAAGCAGAGCAAATATACTGTCCCTGTCTATCCAGTACAGAAGCCCAGTACTACTCCCAGTCCAT TGCCTGAGGAGAGCATGAGATCAAGGCCACAAGGCAGAGTCAGACGGGATAGTATTCAA agctATAAAATGGATGCCAGCCCATGTGGTCATTGCCTCATTATAAACAATGTGGAGTTTGAACCTGAGTGCGAGCTGAACAATCGCAGCGGGTCCAACATAGACTGTGACAAGCTGGAGAGAAGATTCAAGGCACTCAACTTTACTGTAGAAGTCAAGACAAACCTGAAACAAAGA CAAATCAAGCATGCACTGTCAGCGTTGTCTAAGAAGGATCATTCACAGTGTGACTGCTGTGTGGTTATCATGCTGTCTCATGGGACTGAG GTGAGTCACAACCGCTTTCCTGGTGCTGTTTATGGTGTGGACGGACAGCATGTCCCAGTTCAGCACATTACAAACTACCTCAATGGCCAGCATTGCCCTTCTTTACAAGGCAAACCTAAACTCTTCTTCATCCAGGCCTGTGGAGGAG GTGAAAGAGACACAGGCTTTGAGGTGTCCCCTGATGAGGCTCCACCATCCATTAGAGGAGAAGACGACCAGACAGACGCCATTCCAATGTCATCCAGCAGTGACTCACTGAGCATGTCCGATGAACCGGATGCCCGAGCCACTCTGCCAACCCCGAGTGACATCCTGGTGTCCTACTCTACTTTCCCCG GTTACGTTTCCTGGAGAGACACCCAGTCGGGCTCCTGGTACGTGGAGACACTGGACCGTATTCTTGAGGAAAATGCTCCCACCGATGACCTGGTGACAATGTTGATGATG GTTAACAATGAAGTCTCTCAAAACTCTGCAAAAGGGCTCTACAAGCAAATGCCTGGTTCCTTTAACTTCCTCCGCAAACTCCTCTACTTTCAAAGCCAGACATAG
- the LOC111572552 gene encoding L-rhamnose-binding lectin SML-like, with protein sequence MLSFRLSTTLLLAAFLLGTSVVSTEKVVTCDGRDNVQRLGCDHGVIRVQGALYGRTDRETCSEGRPARQVANTRCSQRGAVDVLKRRCDGKKVCEFNSDVVRTSDPCRGTYKYLETNYTCFPAIRVIACEGSVAHLFCAKGQVIFVYGADYGRSDQSTCSYRRPASQVQNVSCSSFTSNTVVAERCNGKNNCTISATNSVLRDSCVGTYKYLEVAYICEYPLVSSEESSMESSQTHAE encoded by the exons ATGCTCAGCTTCAGACTCAGCACCACACTGC tgcTTGCAGCTTTTTTGCTCGGGACATCAG ttgtttccacagagaaaGTTGTGACCTGTGATGGCCGTGACAATGTCCAACGCCTTGGCTGTG ATCATGGAGTGATCCGTGTGCAAGGAGCCCTGTATGGACGTACAGATCGTGAAACCTGCAGTGAGGGAAGGCCTGCAAGACAGGTTGCCAACACACGGTGCTCTCAAAGGGGCGCTGTGGATGTCCTCAAGAGGAG ATGTGATGGCAAGAAGGTGTGTGAGTTCAACAGTGATGTTGTTCGTACGTCTGATCCCTGCCGAGGCACCTACAAATATCTGGAGACCAACTACACCTGCTTCCCAGCAA TTCGTGTCATTGCATGTGAGGGCTCTGTGGCACATTTGTTTTGTG CTAAGGGGCAGGTTATATTTGTCTATGGGGCTGACTATGGACGCAGTGACCAGTCCACCTGCTCCTACAGACGGCCCGCCTCTCAGGTTCAAAATGTGTCCTGTTCAAGCTTCACTAGCAACACTGTAGTTGCTGAGCG CTGTAATGGGAAAAACAACTGTACCATCAGCGCTACAAACTCAGTGTTAAGAGACTCCTGTGTTGGCACATACAAGTACCTGGAGGTGGCATACATTTGTGAAT atCCTCTGGTCTCTTCAGAGGAATCTTCAATGGAGTCTTCGCAAACACATGCAGAATGA
- the lrrc47 gene encoding leucine-rich repeat-containing protein 47, with protein MDVMEEWPEIEKAATEKRRELVLQGPAVDKKVSSCRGLPSNIYSLTLLNYLEVSQCPSLTEIHEDIRHLTNLQSLILCRNKLVSVPDTIGSLKSLKVLDVSVNNITVLPEGVTQLRELNTLNVSCNNLEVLPEGLSQCTKLSTINISKNHIRRFPADLYSERLDLLSSLVASDNCIEELSGDIHQLPALKVLDLSNNKLSEIPSNLSDCPKLKEINFKGNKLNDKRLEKMVNGCQTKSILDYLRGKGRVRQGEDGGGADGGRNADKKKRQQQRKKKDKVAEEPDEVEEVNKMVVRILHISDAPTALTVTVSSEVKDVRPYLVCCIVSGMNLKPGNALKRFLMAQTKLHEDLCGKRTIATIATHDVQLLKGPLMYDVKPPTQLKIVPLGRKEMTAIELIRHLHLEAEELRKQKKRQNVTGLHKYLQLLQGKSLYPCLVDAEGHVISFPPITNSEKTKIKKTTKELFLEVTSATSLQTCKDVMDALIVKMAELNKFTAEHQEEVGSDDEGDGPPQPVGSSEASSQLIIQQVRTVDQDGNLKVVYPSKTDLSKDISNLSVIW; from the exons ATGGATGTCATGGAGGAATGGCCAGAAATAGAGAAAGCAGCGACGGAGAAGAGGCGTGAGCTGGTTCTCCAGGGCCCTGCTGTTGATAAGAAAGTCTCCTCCTGCCGGGGGCTGCCCTCTAATATCTACTCCTTAACTCTGCTCAATTATCTAGAAGTTAGCCAGTGCCCCAGTTTAACTGAGATCCACGAGGACATCCGGCATCTGACCAACCTGCAGAGCCTCATCCTGTGCAGGAACAAGCTCGTCTCCGTCCCGGATACCATCGGCAGTCTGAAGTCCCTCAAGGTCCTGGACGTTTCAGTAAACAACATCACGGTTTTACCGGAGGGAGTCACTCAGTTAAGGGAGCTCAACACTCTGAATGTGAGCTGTAACAACCTGGAGGTCCTGCCGGAGGGACTGAGTCAGTGCACCAAGCTCTCCACCATCAACATCTCCAAGAACCACATCCGCCGGTTCCCTGCTGACCTGTACTCGGAGCGCCTGGACCTGCTCAGTTCTCTGGTGGCTTCCGACAACTGCATCGAGGAGCTGAGTGGAGACATTCACCAGCTGCCTGCTCTGAAG GTGCTGGATCTCTCCAACAATAAGCTGAGTGAGATCCCCTCCAACCTGAGCGACTGCCCTAAGCTAAAGGAGATCAATTTCAAAGGCAACAAGCTTAACGACAAGCGCCTGGAGAAGATGGTCAACGGCTGCCAGACCAAGTCCATCCTGGACTACCTCAGAGGAAAAGGAAGAGTGAGACaaggagaggatggaggtggTGCTGACGGAGGACGCAACGCAGACAAGAAGaaaaggcagcagcagagaaagaagaaagacaagGTGGCAGAGGAACCGGATGAGGTAGAAGAAGTGAACAAGATGGTAGTGAGGATTCTCCACATTTCAGATGCTCCCACAGCACTGACGGTCACAGTGAGCTCAGAGGTGAAGGATGTTCGACCATACCTGGTGTGCTGCATAGTGAGTGGAATGAACTTAAAGCCTGGGAATGCCCTCAAACGCTTCCTGATGGCTCAG ACAAAACTTCATGAGGACTTGTGTGGTAAAAGAACCATTGCCACCATCGCAACTCATGATGTGCAGCTTCTCAAAGGTCCCCTCATGTATGATGTCAAACCACCCACCCAGCTGAAG ATTGTGCCGTTAGGTCGCAAGGAGATGACAGCGATTGAGCTGATAAGACACCTTCATCTGGAGGCCGAGGAGCTGaggaagcagaagaagaggcAGAATGTCACTGGGCTTCACAA ataCCTGCAGCTTTTGCAAGGCAAATCCCTCTATCCCTGCCTTGTGGATGCTGAAGGACATGTGATCTCATTCCCACCAATCACCAACAGTGAGAAGACCAAG ATTAAGAAGACAACCAAAGAGCTGTTCTTGGAGGTGACGAGTGCCACCAGCCTGCAGACCTGTAAAGATGTTATGGATGCTCTGATTGTA AAAATGGCAGAGTTGAACAAGTTCACTGCAGAGCATCAGGAGGAGGTGGGCTCGGACGACGAAGGCGATGGTCCACCTCAGCCTGTCGGGAGCAGTGAGGCCTCCAGCCAGCTGATCATCCAGCAGGTCCGAACAGTTGACCAAGATGGGAACCTGAAGGTCGTCTACCCGTCGAAGACCGACCTCTCCAAAGACATCAGCAACTTGTCAGTAATTTGGTAG